The following coding sequences lie in one Arachis stenosperma cultivar V10309 chromosome 5, arast.V10309.gnm1.PFL2, whole genome shotgun sequence genomic window:
- the LOC130982325 gene encoding probable calcium-binding protein CML41, whose amino-acid sequence MAAAESSRRILKPSKWFSKKSSSLHRTSLTALNLSTTPTTIRDIENEAMREVFRHFDANGDGKISAFELRSYFGSIGDYLSPDEAQGLIQDLDSDGDHLLDFEDFMKLMSMNNDDDLRKAFEMFVLEKENTEASSSSSGSITPKGLQRMLQRLGLENSYDDCVAMIAAFDTDHNGVLDFNEFHHMMMIP is encoded by the coding sequence ATGGCAGCAGCCGAGAGTAGTAGAAGAATTCTGAAACCATCCAAGTGGTTCTCCAAGAAAAGTAGTAGCCTCCACCGAACATCATTAACGGCGTTAAACCTAAGCACAACTCCAACTACTATTAGAGACATAGAAAATGAAGCCATGAGGGAGGTTTTCCGTCACTTTGATGCTAACGGAGATGGAAAAATCTCTGCCTTTGAGCTCAGGTCCTATTTCGGATCCATTGGAGACTACTTGTCTCCCGACGAAGCTCAAGGCCTCATCCAAGACCTGGACTCCGATGGCGACCATTTGTTGGACTTTGAGGATTTCATGAAGCTCATGAGCATGAACAACGATGATGATCTGAGGAAAGCTTTTGAGATGTTCGTGTTGGAGAAGGAGAACACGGAAGCTTCATCGTCATCGTCAGGTAGTATCACCCCGAAAGGTTTGCAACGAATGCTGCAGCGACTTGGTCTTGAAAACTCATATGATGATTGCGTCGCCATGATTGCTGCCTTCGACACTGATCATAACGGTGTCCTTGATTTCAACGAGTTTCACCACATGATGATGATACCctag